Proteins from one uncultured Anaeromusa sp. genomic window:
- a CDS encoding nucleotidyltransferase family protein translates to MSMGIGAVVLAAGMAVRMGRQKLLLPLDGKPMLAHVLEVVAAVPFASRVVVIGEPQEPLAALCQEQGIPSVFNEKRKSGQASSVCLGLAELGDGLDGVLFLQGDQPLITKSLVKRMLEAFYQLQDSKAILVPVHAGVLRSPILFGAHWLKELALLKDDCGGKELVRRYPEHVRTLPWAEPFVFEDADTWEEYLRLQRLLETKSKE, encoded by the coding sequence ATGAGTATGGGGATTGGCGCTGTGGTTTTGGCTGCAGGCATGGCGGTGCGCATGGGACGACAGAAATTGCTGCTGCCGTTAGATGGCAAACCAATGTTGGCTCATGTGCTGGAAGTGGTGGCTGCAGTTCCTTTTGCAAGCCGGGTTGTTGTTATTGGGGAACCGCAAGAACCATTGGCGGCCTTGTGCCAGGAGCAGGGAATACCCAGCGTTTTTAACGAAAAACGTAAAAGTGGACAAGCTTCTTCCGTTTGCCTGGGTTTGGCTGAACTGGGGGACGGTTTAGATGGAGTGCTTTTTTTGCAGGGAGATCAGCCGTTGATTACGAAATCTTTGGTGAAGCGAATGCTGGAAGCGTTTTACCAATTGCAGGATTCCAAGGCTATTTTGGTTCCGGTACATGCCGGCGTGTTGCGCAGCCCTATTTTGTTTGGGGCGCATTGGTTGAAGGAATTGGCGTTGTTAAAGGATGATTGCGGCGGCAAGGAATTGGTGCGGCGTTACCCGGAGCATGTAAGAACGCTGCCTTGGGCGGAGCCGTTTGTTTTTGAAGACGCGGATACTTGGGAGGAATATTTGCGGCTTCAGCGGTTGCTGGAAACAAAAAGCAAGGAGTGA
- a CDS encoding MFS transporter, translated as MPEKKSKYRWFVMGLLFILYTVANADRANIGFALPYLRKEFAMSNTEAGGIISLFFFAYAFFQVPSGFLVKKFGNRTMFTIGMLFTSIFTGMLGMVNSVFALKAFRFGVGIAEAPVAIASSSTINNWFPPKEKGTATGIFLAGSKFGPLIVPVLCAWIISVWGWREIFIFSMIPGLILAVIWFFLVANRPSESKFVNAAEVEYIADKTVETQKEEKPKRIYKLWWVDKIVRAKKVELLSTPSQVFRCWDMWGVACGYFFAVGLSSVFMSWLPTYLVTVKHFAIMKTAFVASAPFAGTVVGNFFGGWFSDNVLGKRRKPMMMITAISTSIMMYSMLNAPEDPILLGILLFCAGVLLALGYSMYMAYGMGRANKETYPVAFSLVNTGGQLGGACMPLVVGIILDTFNWDAVWMALALGSVICLAIISSVVEPVEDPVEKPSVTHKTA; from the coding sequence ATGCCGGAAAAGAAAAGTAAATATCGTTGGTTTGTTATGGGACTACTATTTATTCTCTACACTGTCGCTAATGCTGACCGGGCCAATATTGGTTTTGCACTTCCTTATTTACGGAAAGAGTTTGCCATGTCCAATACGGAAGCGGGCGGTATTATCAGTTTGTTTTTCTTCGCTTATGCGTTTTTCCAAGTTCCTTCTGGTTTTTTGGTTAAAAAGTTTGGCAATCGGACCATGTTTACCATTGGTATGCTGTTTACGTCTATATTTACAGGCATGTTGGGTATGGTAAATTCCGTCTTCGCACTCAAGGCCTTTCGCTTTGGCGTCGGCATTGCAGAAGCGCCGGTGGCTATTGCCAGCTCATCAACTATTAATAATTGGTTTCCTCCCAAGGAGAAGGGAACGGCTACCGGTATTTTCCTGGCAGGGTCTAAATTTGGACCCTTGATCGTACCAGTGCTTTGCGCATGGATTATTTCAGTTTGGGGCTGGCGAGAAATTTTTATTTTCTCTATGATTCCAGGTTTGATTTTGGCGGTAATCTGGTTTTTCCTGGTGGCGAATCGGCCCAGTGAAAGTAAATTTGTTAATGCAGCTGAAGTTGAATATATTGCGGATAAAACCGTGGAAACTCAAAAAGAAGAAAAGCCTAAACGCATTTACAAGCTGTGGTGGGTAGATAAAATTGTTCGTGCTAAAAAAGTAGAATTGCTGTCTACGCCATCGCAAGTATTTCGTTGCTGGGATATGTGGGGTGTTGCCTGTGGTTATTTTTTTGCGGTGGGACTCTCTAGTGTGTTTATGTCTTGGTTGCCCACGTACTTGGTAACGGTCAAACATTTTGCCATTATGAAAACCGCGTTTGTTGCCTCTGCTCCTTTTGCCGGGACGGTGGTAGGTAACTTCTTCGGCGGCTGGTTTTCGGATAATGTGCTGGGGAAACGGCGTAAGCCGATGATGATGATAACCGCTATTTCGACAAGTATTATGATGTATTCCATGCTGAATGCGCCAGAAGATCCGATTCTTTTGGGAATCTTGCTGTTTTGCGCTGGAGTGCTGTTGGCGTTGGGATATTCCATGTATATGGCGTATGGCATGGGGCGAGCTAACAAGGAAACGTATCCTGTTGCATTTTCGCTGGTCAATACCGGTGGACAACTAGGGGGAGCCTGCATGCCGCTGGTAGTAGGGATAATCTTAGACACTTTCAATTGGGATGCGGTTTGGATGGCGTTGGCGCTAGGCTCAGTTATTTGCTTAGCGATCATATCTTCAGTGGTCGAACCGGTGGAGGATCCGGTAGAAAAACCGAGTGTAACGCATAAAACTGCGTGA
- a CDS encoding CoA transferase translates to MITATVAPGALQGIRILDLTRVLAGPYSAQILADMGADVIKIEQPGRGDDARGMGPYQNEESIYFITNNRNKKGVTLNLKSPKGKEIFLDLVRNADVVMENYRPGTMEKLDLGYDVLKEINPKIIYGSISGFGHYGRYTKRPGYDIIAQAMSGLMSTTGWPTSGPTRTGTPLGDVLAGLWQAIGILGAIQARNNTGLGQKVDIALVDSAVATMGNINMLYLSEGRIPGRIGNRYESAYPYDSFTCTDGSCVIGVANNKLWHLFCDIMEQPELAEDEKFCNVPDRVENHEELHKIVSEWAAVHTMTEVVDSCLNAGVPAAPIYNTAQVKADPHIAGDREMFVEQDHPKAGKVVVTGSPLKMSGTPVDLTAPAPTLGQHNEEVYGEVLGLDSQQVAELKSAGII, encoded by the coding sequence ATGATAACAGCAACAGTTGCTCCAGGAGCTTTGCAAGGAATTCGTATTCTAGATTTGACAAGAGTGTTGGCAGGTCCGTATAGTGCGCAAATTTTGGCGGATATGGGCGCCGATGTAATAAAGATTGAGCAGCCGGGTCGTGGCGATGATGCGCGTGGCATGGGGCCGTATCAAAATGAAGAGAGCATTTACTTCATTACAAACAACCGTAACAAAAAAGGCGTGACACTGAACCTGAAATCGCCCAAAGGCAAAGAAATTTTCTTGGATTTAGTGCGTAATGCCGATGTAGTTATGGAAAATTATCGCCCGGGGACTATGGAGAAGCTGGATTTGGGCTATGATGTGCTGAAGGAAATTAATCCGAAAATTATTTACGGCTCTATTTCTGGATTTGGTCATTATGGAAGGTATACCAAACGGCCTGGTTATGACATTATTGCGCAAGCCATGAGTGGGTTGATGAGTACTACAGGCTGGCCAACATCCGGGCCGACTCGAACCGGAACGCCGTTGGGCGATGTTTTGGCGGGCTTATGGCAAGCCATTGGCATTCTTGGGGCCATTCAGGCGCGTAATAACACCGGCTTGGGGCAGAAAGTGGATATTGCGCTAGTGGACTCTGCGGTGGCGACGATGGGCAATATTAACATGTTGTATTTATCGGAAGGGCGCATTCCTGGTCGTATCGGCAATCGTTACGAATCGGCTTATCCTTATGATTCCTTTACTTGTACCGATGGCAGTTGTGTAATTGGTGTTGCTAATAACAAGTTATGGCATTTGTTCTGCGACATTATGGAACAGCCGGAACTAGCGGAAGATGAGAAGTTCTGCAACGTGCCGGATCGGGTGGAGAATCATGAAGAATTGCATAAAATTGTTTCAGAATGGGCGGCTGTTCATACGATGACAGAAGTTGTCGATTCGTGCTTGAATGCCGGCGTACCAGCCGCGCCAATTTATAATACGGCGCAGGTTAAAGCCGATCCTCATATTGCTGGCGATCGGGAAATGTTTGTAGAGCAGGATCACCCTAAGGCTGGAAAAGTGGTGGTGACCGGCTCGCCGTTGAAGATGTCTGGCACGCCGGTGGATCTGACTGCCCCCGCGCCGACGCTGGGCCAGCACAATGAGGAAGTGTATGGCGAAGTACTGGGGTTAGATTCGCAACAAGTGGCTGAGCTGAAATCTGCAGGTATTATTTAA
- the yqeC gene encoding selenium cofactor biosynthesis protein YqeC, translating to MQQAWRSLKLPEKGIISLVGAGGKTSLALSLLAEAQARQLPAVLTTTTKMHWKQLAQFRPIVSDSAAETAGRLALRQTLGQTAAWVSGWLGEKAVGVAPEEVDWLLEMLPEAVVLVEADGAKGCWLKAPACHEPVVPSGTAVTIGVLNTRALGKNLEGRFVYRLPEVCAVLGKEPGACVELRDYALLAASPKGIFQHAQGRRILLLTGGEKNKSFSMAAFMDCLHAEQAKIELCALAHRHEKTMRLEVLEVQEV from the coding sequence GTGCAGCAAGCCTGGCGATCCTTGAAACTTCCTGAAAAAGGAATCATCTCGCTGGTGGGGGCTGGCGGCAAGACTTCTTTGGCGTTATCTTTGCTGGCAGAGGCGCAAGCAAGACAGTTGCCTGCTGTGCTGACGACGACGACAAAAATGCATTGGAAGCAACTGGCCCAATTTCGGCCTATTGTCTCCGATTCGGCAGCGGAAACGGCAGGGCGGCTGGCTTTGCGCCAAACGCTGGGGCAGACCGCCGCTTGGGTTAGCGGTTGGCTTGGTGAAAAAGCGGTAGGAGTAGCGCCGGAAGAAGTGGACTGGCTGCTTGAAATGCTGCCGGAGGCAGTGGTTTTGGTGGAAGCGGACGGTGCCAAGGGTTGCTGGCTGAAGGCGCCAGCCTGCCATGAGCCGGTGGTTCCGTCCGGGACTGCGGTGACCATTGGCGTGCTTAATACACGGGCCTTGGGGAAGAACTTAGAGGGAAGGTTTGTATATCGACTGCCTGAAGTGTGTGCGGTATTAGGAAAGGAGCCGGGAGCCTGCGTAGAATTGCGCGACTACGCGTTGTTGGCGGCGTCGCCTAAGGGGATTTTTCAACATGCCCAGGGGCGAAGAATATTGCTGCTTACTGGGGGAGAGAAAAACAAAAGTTTTTCGATGGCTGCGTTTATGGATTGTCTCCATGCGGAACAGGCTAAGATAGAACTTTGCGCTTTGGCGCATCGCCATGAAAAAACGATGCGCCTAGAGGTACTGGAGGTGCAGGAAGTATGA
- a CDS encoding sigma 54-interacting transcriptional regulator: MSRIVFISPYGDLSKLAQSVAGELGIEAEFHAGWLDQAGEVVRELKEPAVDIIISRGGTAEYLAENFEIPVVRLKMSAYDILECMHEAKGYSKNIVITIFNESVIGKTILEDAFDVSITEVVFSSLPELKEKIASLALSGEYCILGGGPSVAYAAEYGLPSVFLRTSRATMEEAFLQAEQIANLRREETRKRYRLQAILDAANEGIIAVDAKGVVELYNKAAERMFGIDTLQVLGQPIATCIPNTRLDKIVSTGQAEVDEIQSIGDVRILTNRFPVQLEQETMGAVATFQELSKVVKAEQKIRKEITGKSRFHAKFHFEDIIGSSKIMKQKKEIAMNIARSDLTVLIYGPSGTGKELFSQSIHNASAREYAPFVGVNCGALPPNLLESELFGYEEGAFTGAKRKGKYGLFELAHGGTIFLDEIDSLPLEMQGRLLRVLQEREVLRIGGESIIPVDVRVIAATNQLPDELLRQKRIREDLFYRLNVLYLELPALAAHREDLPQLCESFILERKLQVMPLIEKLMPFFYKYEWPGNVRELYNVTQRVAFFADSYKVGQSSRQFMEIVAPQMLRTTASDDEDEQGLRQQVQEAEETLILRALQEQGTLDRTAAYLGIGRATLTRKLKKIREKNELVVT; this comes from the coding sequence ATGAGCCGTATTGTATTTATTTCTCCCTATGGAGACTTGTCAAAGCTGGCACAATCAGTGGCTGGCGAATTGGGGATCGAAGCGGAATTTCATGCAGGCTGGCTGGATCAGGCTGGGGAAGTCGTGCGGGAACTGAAGGAGCCGGCAGTGGATATTATTATTAGTCGGGGAGGTACGGCGGAGTATCTTGCGGAAAATTTTGAGATTCCCGTAGTGCGCCTGAAAATGAGTGCCTACGATATTTTGGAATGCATGCATGAAGCGAAGGGGTATAGCAAAAATATAGTCATTACCATTTTTAATGAATCTGTGATTGGGAAAACTATTTTAGAGGACGCTTTTGATGTATCTATTACCGAGGTTGTTTTTTCAAGTCTGCCGGAGCTAAAGGAGAAGATTGCTTCGTTGGCTCTTTCTGGGGAGTACTGCATACTCGGGGGTGGTCCTTCGGTAGCTTATGCAGCGGAGTATGGCCTGCCCAGCGTATTTTTGAGGACAAGCCGGGCAACGATGGAAGAAGCGTTTTTACAAGCGGAACAAATTGCCAATCTGCGTCGTGAGGAAACGCGCAAACGATATCGGCTGCAGGCGATTTTGGATGCGGCGAATGAAGGGATTATCGCGGTTGACGCTAAAGGGGTTGTGGAACTGTACAATAAAGCGGCTGAACGCATGTTTGGCATTGACACGCTGCAGGTATTGGGACAGCCAATTGCCACCTGCATTCCGAATACGCGCTTGGACAAAATAGTTTCTACAGGGCAGGCTGAAGTTGACGAGATTCAAAGTATCGGCGATGTGCGTATCTTGACTAACCGCTTTCCGGTGCAGTTAGAGCAGGAAACCATGGGCGCGGTAGCCACCTTTCAAGAATTATCCAAAGTGGTTAAAGCAGAGCAAAAGATTCGAAAGGAAATTACGGGCAAGAGCCGATTTCATGCCAAGTTTCATTTCGAGGACATTATAGGATCCTCGAAAATTATGAAACAGAAAAAAGAAATTGCTATGAATATTGCCCGGTCCGATTTGACGGTGTTGATTTATGGGCCTTCAGGGACGGGAAAAGAATTGTTTTCCCAGAGTATTCACAATGCCAGCGCACGGGAATATGCGCCTTTTGTGGGGGTCAACTGTGGGGCGCTGCCGCCCAATTTGTTGGAGAGCGAGCTTTTTGGTTATGAAGAAGGCGCTTTTACCGGAGCCAAGCGTAAAGGAAAATACGGCCTTTTTGAGTTGGCTCATGGGGGAACAATTTTTCTTGATGAAATTGATTCGCTGCCGCTAGAGATGCAAGGAAGGTTGCTTCGAGTGCTGCAGGAACGCGAAGTTTTGCGCATTGGAGGAGAATCTATTATTCCGGTGGATGTCCGGGTGATTGCTGCGACCAACCAACTACCGGACGAGCTTTTGCGACAGAAGCGAATTCGAGAGGATTTGTTTTATCGTCTGAATGTCTTATATTTGGAATTGCCGGCATTGGCGGCTCATCGTGAGGATTTGCCGCAGCTCTGTGAGTCTTTTATTTTGGAAAGAAAGTTGCAAGTGATGCCGTTGATTGAAAAATTGATGCCGTTTTTCTATAAATATGAGTGGCCTGGCAATGTCAGGGAACTTTATAATGTAACTCAGCGGGTAGCTTTTTTTGCGGATTCCTATAAAGTTGGGCAGAGCAGTCGGCAATTCATGGAAATTGTGGCGCCGCAGATGTTGCGGACTACGGCGAGTGATGACGAAGATGAGCAGGGGTTGCGCCAACAAGTGCAGGAAGCGGAAGAAACCTTGATTTTAAGGGCTCTACAAGAACAGGGGACTTTGGATCGAACTGCTGCTTATTTGGGGATAGGTAGGGCTACGTTAACGCGTAAACTGAAAAAGATCCGCGAGAAAAACGAATTGGTAGTAACTTGA
- a CDS encoding hydroxymethylglutaryl-CoA lyase produces MKLPKNVEVIEVCPRDGFQNIKEAIPTETKIEIIDRLVECGFEVIEATSFVHPKAIPQMADAAEVLQSVKKKHGDRVQFVALAPNLFGAKKAIENGADGITYVTSASEDHNLANTKQTVAQSVAALEEVCKIKGSAKVRLAVATSFDCPFAGKVPIEKVVSLVEAALNAGTDEIVLADTIGTATPLQVEELLAALTSQYPNFPFVLHIHDTDGMGLANVVTAMNLGITRFETAAFGLGGCPFAPGAAGNIATEDLVHMLHKMDIATGLQYDKIVETAHFIEESLHISPVGHMSRVACSAKN; encoded by the coding sequence TTGAAATTACCGAAAAATGTAGAGGTTATAGAAGTTTGTCCGCGCGACGGGTTTCAAAATATAAAAGAAGCGATTCCTACGGAGACCAAAATTGAAATTATCGATCGTCTGGTAGAGTGCGGTTTTGAGGTAATCGAGGCTACTTCCTTTGTTCATCCCAAAGCCATTCCACAGATGGCGGATGCAGCGGAAGTACTGCAGAGCGTGAAGAAAAAACATGGTGATCGCGTTCAGTTTGTGGCGTTGGCTCCGAATTTGTTCGGTGCTAAAAAGGCGATTGAAAATGGCGCTGACGGGATTACCTATGTAACATCGGCGAGCGAAGATCATAACCTAGCCAATACGAAGCAGACGGTGGCGCAGTCCGTAGCGGCCCTAGAAGAGGTTTGCAAAATTAAAGGAAGCGCAAAAGTGCGTTTAGCTGTGGCTACGTCTTTTGATTGTCCTTTTGCCGGAAAAGTGCCGATCGAAAAAGTGGTTTCTTTAGTAGAAGCTGCGTTGAATGCTGGGACTGACGAGATTGTTTTAGCCGATACGATTGGTACGGCGACGCCATTGCAGGTGGAAGAACTATTGGCGGCGCTTACCAGCCAATATCCCAACTTCCCCTTCGTTCTTCACATTCATGATACCGATGGTATGGGTCTGGCTAATGTCGTAACTGCGATGAACTTGGGAATTACTCGCTTTGAAACAGCTGCTTTTGGTCTGGGCGGCTGCCCGTTTGCTCCAGGAGCGGCCGGTAATATCGCTACTGAAGATTTGGTGCATATGCTACACAAAATGGATATTGCCACAGGTCTTCAGTATGATAAAATTGTTGAAACAGCTCATTTTATTGAAGAAAGTCTGCATATTTCTCCGGTGGGCCATATGTCCCGTGTGGCGTGCAGCGCCAAGAACTAA
- a CDS encoding thioesterase family protein: protein MVLVEEQVRFAETDAMGVAHHANYFRWFEIGRVALLKKAGVYLNELMAQDILFPITDVSCQYRASARFDDILAIETKLVKASRVKLAFSYRVIRLADQMLLATGKTQNAFTNAAGRVARVEPELYERLSRWVEDDWKA, encoded by the coding sequence ATGGTTCTTGTTGAAGAACAGGTTCGCTTTGCGGAAACAGACGCCATGGGAGTGGCGCATCATGCTAACTATTTTCGCTGGTTTGAAATTGGCAGGGTGGCGTTGCTGAAGAAGGCGGGAGTTTACTTAAACGAGCTGATGGCGCAAGATATTTTATTCCCAATTACGGATGTATCCTGCCAATATCGGGCATCGGCGCGATTTGACGACATCTTGGCAATTGAGACCAAGCTGGTAAAGGCGTCGCGAGTAAAATTGGCTTTTTCCTATCGTGTGATACGGCTGGCGGATCAAATGCTTTTGGCGACAGGAAAGACGCAAAATGCGTTTACAAATGCCGCCGGGCGTGTTGCGCGCGTGGAGCCTGAATTATATGAACGGCTGAGCAG